From the genome of Amycolatopsis sp. NBC_01488, one region includes:
- a CDS encoding MBL fold metallo-hydrolase produces the protein MFVGTATTVLRLGPFTLLTDPNFLHRGQWSYFGQGLFSRRRTEPALQPAELPPLTAIVLSHFHGDHFDRIAARELPKDTPVLTTEHAATRLLRRGFQAPVPLSTWSRETFTDGDARLTVTAVPARHAPGPMRRLLPPVMGSVLEYHATPEADPLRIYLSGDTVLHDELRTIRGRFPDLDLAVVHLGGTRAFGVLVTLDHRGGVDLLNLLEPRRAVPVHFDDYGLFHSPVSNFLEEVRVRRPPTRVQLVQRGEFLSL, from the coding sequence ATGTTCGTCGGGACCGCGACCACGGTGCTCCGGCTGGGCCCGTTCACGCTGCTGACCGACCCGAACTTCCTGCACCGCGGCCAGTGGTCGTACTTCGGCCAGGGCCTGTTTTCCCGGCGGCGCACCGAACCCGCGCTGCAACCGGCCGAGCTGCCACCGCTGACCGCGATCGTGCTGTCCCACTTCCACGGCGACCACTTCGACCGGATCGCAGCCCGGGAACTGCCCAAGGACACCCCCGTCCTCACCACCGAGCACGCGGCGACCCGCCTGCTCCGGCGCGGCTTCCAGGCACCGGTGCCGCTGTCGACGTGGTCGCGCGAGACCTTCACCGACGGGGACGCGCGGCTGACCGTGACGGCCGTCCCCGCCCGGCACGCCCCCGGGCCGATGCGGCGGCTGCTCCCGCCGGTGATGGGCAGCGTCCTGGAGTACCACGCCACGCCCGAGGCCGACCCGCTGCGGATCTACCTCAGCGGGGACACGGTGCTGCACGACGAACTCCGCACCATCCGCGGCCGCTTCCCCGACCTCGACCTCGCGGTGGTGCACCTCGGCGGCACCCGGGCCTTCGGCGTGCTCGTCACCCTCGACCACCGCGGCGGCGTCGACCTGCTGAACCTGCTGGAACCACGCCGCGCCGTCCCCGTCCACTTCGACGACTACGGCCTGTTCCACTCCCCCGTGTCCAACTTCCTCGAGGAGGTCCGGGTCCGCCGCCCGCCCACCCGGGTGCAGCTGGTGCAGCGCGGCGAATTCCTGTCGTTGTGA
- a CDS encoding MFS transporter gives MAATPASAPVRTLIPARIDRLPWSRFHTRMVVALGVAWILDGLEITVASAVADTLTKPETLHLSSAAAGLLATIYLAGEVVGALFFGNLSDKLGRRNLFMLTLAVYLLGSGLTAATLGNGAGWVAFLYVTRFVAGMGIGGEYAAINSAIDELIPARYRGRVDIAVNGTYWAGAVLGTIGTYILLNQISVSLGWRLGFLIGPVLGVVILLVRRHLPESPRWQIMHGREHAAEASIKQIEHEVEQAGRSLPPVDRSKAIEVTPAEQIGYVALARVLFREYPSRAILGASLMISQSFLYNAIFFTYTLVLGKFYGVPSAATPIYLIAFAVGNLVGPFTIGHLFDTLGRRTMLSGTYLVSGVLLAITAVLFYAGSLNAITQTIAWCVIFFFASAGASAGYLTVSEIFPLEVRAKAIAVFFAIAQCFGALGPVFYGALIGTGDHPVRLFLGYLLGAAVMIAGGLIARFLAVDAEGKSLEEIAQPLAATGRRGRTRAEGASSPFST, from the coding sequence ATGGCCGCGACACCCGCGTCAGCACCGGTCCGGACGCTGATCCCGGCCCGCATCGACCGGCTGCCCTGGTCGCGGTTCCACACCCGGATGGTCGTCGCGCTCGGGGTGGCGTGGATCCTCGACGGTCTGGAGATCACGGTGGCCAGCGCGGTCGCCGACACCCTGACCAAGCCCGAGACGCTGCACCTGTCGTCGGCGGCGGCGGGGCTGCTGGCGACGATCTACCTGGCCGGCGAGGTGGTCGGCGCCCTGTTCTTCGGCAACCTGTCCGACAAACTGGGCCGGCGGAACCTCTTCATGCTCACCCTCGCGGTCTACCTCCTCGGCAGCGGCCTGACCGCGGCGACGCTGGGCAACGGCGCGGGCTGGGTCGCCTTCCTCTACGTCACCCGGTTCGTCGCCGGCATGGGCATCGGCGGCGAGTACGCCGCGATCAACTCCGCCATCGACGAGCTGATCCCGGCCCGCTACCGGGGCCGGGTCGACATCGCGGTCAACGGCACGTACTGGGCCGGCGCCGTGCTGGGCACGATCGGGACGTACATCCTGCTCAACCAGATCAGCGTGTCGCTGGGGTGGCGGCTGGGCTTCCTGATCGGCCCGGTGCTCGGGGTGGTGATCCTGCTCGTGCGGCGGCACCTGCCGGAAAGCCCGCGCTGGCAGATCATGCACGGCCGGGAACACGCCGCCGAGGCGTCGATCAAGCAGATCGAGCACGAGGTGGAGCAGGCCGGCCGCAGTCTGCCTCCGGTCGACCGGAGCAAGGCGATCGAGGTGACTCCGGCCGAGCAGATCGGGTACGTGGCGCTGGCTCGGGTGCTGTTCCGCGAGTACCCGTCCCGCGCGATCCTGGGCGCTTCGTTGATGATCAGCCAGTCGTTCCTGTACAACGCGATCTTCTTCACCTACACCCTCGTGCTCGGCAAGTTCTACGGGGTGCCGTCGGCGGCCACACCGATCTACCTGATCGCGTTCGCGGTCGGCAACCTGGTCGGCCCGTTCACCATCGGCCACCTCTTCGACACGCTCGGCCGCCGGACGATGCTCTCGGGTACGTACCTCGTTTCCGGCGTACTGCTCGCCATCACGGCGGTGCTGTTCTACGCCGGTTCCCTCAACGCGATCACGCAGACGATCGCGTGGTGCGTGATCTTCTTCTTCGCCTCCGCCGGCGCCAGCGCGGGCTACCTGACCGTCAGCGAGATCTTCCCGCTGGAGGTGCGGGCCAAGGCGATCGCGGTGTTCTTCGCGATCGCGCAGTGCTTCGGCGCGCTGGGCCCGGTCTTCTACGGCGCTCTGATCGGCACCGGGGACCACCCCGTCCGGCTGTTCCTCGGCTACCTGCTCGGCGCGGCCGTGATGATCGCGGGCGGGCTGATCGCCCGCTTCCTCGCCGTCGACGCCGAAGGCAAGTCCCTGGAAGAGATCGCCCAGCCGCTGGCGGCGACCGGCCGCCGCGGCCGCACCCGCGCGGAAGGCGCGTCTTCGCCGTTCTCCACCTGA
- a CDS encoding glycosyl hydrolase family 28-related protein, which yields MTRSSGSQPAPTVVESYSTAQLPAAGTRGRLAQVTDSNARLWLDDGKRWSPLLDNVVNVLSFGAVSSVAATTATMQAALDSRADVYLPAGAYHVDQPLRFYSGQTVFGDGKSVTQIITAEPIIVFQSADYPMYTRDVRFRDLLINNTAQAYGVPGSIGIDFTGVSFSQIERVSMRGHEIGIRGRDTALRTWVRKKPTTATRLLVTATDTLYTGGEHVTVEYPGDNGEKTDLTGEVTSVAPHDDADYPALDVAWDGNVTATSVPVGALVRRTLPPSGAGGYYVSVLDCEIATCGRGISLTNSGNNWTVLDGRVAQNITGVHVEAAVGNRISSAFEKNGLGIEFGPGADANTVIDGCYFEANGNLKFWHEQPVMPPVLGAVRCRPGAIDNTIEPGLFSNGEDTVVDEGDARNTYSGAHLQRFPSIVSGHSNGQNILFNGDFEVPSADENVADGWFRSTTAPAGTVLGIEDGSKDPATLPAGAKAAQRWVLGDGRNDLFFLYRDVAVIPGQWYTFTAQTRATPRTAPPCTAC from the coding sequence ATGACCCGTTCTTCTGGATCCCAGCCCGCCCCGACGGTCGTGGAAAGCTATTCGACCGCCCAGCTCCCGGCCGCCGGCACGCGCGGCCGGCTCGCGCAGGTCACCGACAGCAACGCGCGCCTGTGGCTCGACGACGGCAAGCGGTGGAGCCCGCTGCTGGACAACGTCGTCAACGTCCTGAGCTTCGGCGCGGTGAGCAGCGTCGCGGCCACCACCGCGACGATGCAGGCGGCTTTGGACTCGCGCGCGGACGTGTACCTGCCCGCCGGCGCCTACCACGTCGACCAGCCGCTGCGGTTCTACTCCGGCCAAACGGTATTCGGCGACGGCAAGAGCGTCACGCAGATCATCACCGCGGAACCGATCATCGTGTTCCAGTCGGCCGACTATCCGATGTACACCCGGGACGTCCGATTCCGTGACCTCCTGATCAACAATACAGCTCAGGCGTACGGAGTGCCCGGTAGTATCGGCATCGATTTCACCGGCGTCAGTTTCTCGCAGATCGAACGAGTCAGCATGCGCGGGCACGAGATCGGCATCCGGGGCCGCGACACCGCGCTGCGCACGTGGGTCCGGAAGAAGCCCACCACCGCCACCCGGCTGCTGGTCACCGCGACGGACACCCTCTACACCGGTGGCGAGCACGTCACCGTCGAATACCCCGGTGACAACGGCGAGAAGACCGACCTGACCGGCGAGGTCACCAGCGTGGCGCCGCACGACGACGCCGACTACCCGGCCCTGGACGTCGCCTGGGACGGGAACGTCACCGCGACCTCGGTTCCGGTGGGCGCGCTGGTGCGCCGCACCTTGCCGCCGTCGGGCGCCGGTGGTTACTACGTCTCCGTGCTCGACTGCGAGATCGCCACCTGCGGCCGCGGGATCTCACTGACCAATTCCGGCAACAATTGGACCGTGCTCGATGGCCGGGTCGCGCAGAACATCACCGGAGTCCACGTCGAGGCCGCGGTCGGCAACCGGATCAGCAGCGCCTTCGAGAAGAACGGCCTCGGCATCGAATTCGGCCCGGGCGCCGACGCCAACACCGTGATCGACGGCTGCTACTTCGAAGCCAACGGCAATCTGAAGTTCTGGCACGAACAACCGGTCATGCCCCCGGTGCTGGGCGCTGTGCGCTGCCGCCCGGGCGCGATCGACAATACGATCGAACCGGGCTTGTTCAGCAATGGCGAAGACACCGTGGTCGACGAAGGAGACGCGAGGAACACCTACTCCGGCGCGCACCTCCAGCGTTTCCCCAGTATCGTCAGCGGCCATTCCAACGGGCAGAACATCCTGTTCAACGGCGACTTCGAAGTGCCGTCGGCGGACGAGAACGTCGCCGACGGCTGGTTCCGCAGCACGACCGCCCCGGCCGGGACCGTGCTGGGCATCGAGGACGGTTCGAAGGATCCGGCGACGCTGCCGGCCGGAGCGAAAGCCGCCCAGCGCTGGGTGCTGGGAGACGGCCGCAACGATCTGTTCTTCCTGTACCGGGACGTCGCGGTGATCCCCGGGCAGTGGTACACGTTCACCGCGCAGACCAGGGCGACGCCGAGGACGGCGCCGCCTTGTACCGCGTGCTGA